The following proteins are encoded in a genomic region of Necator americanus strain Aroian chromosome II, whole genome shotgun sequence:
- a CDS encoding hypothetical protein (NECATOR_CHRII.G5702.T1): MALLPLLIIPGDVKTCVVALSYLVYPALGSLLRAGTMLDEEENQQCLYDCTGGVASAAYMRHISSIADVRRPFFCISKKN; this comes from the coding sequence ATGGCGTTATTACCACTTCTGATCATCCCCGGTGATGTGAAGACGTGCGTGGTGGCCCTGTCTTACCTCGTCTACCCAGCTCTCGGCAGTTTGTTGCGGGCAGGGACAATGTTGGATGAGGAGGAGAATCAGCAGTGCCTCTACGATTGTACGGGTGGGGTGgcttctgctgcttatatGAGACACATTAGTTCGATTGCGGACGTCAGACGaccttttttctgtatttctaaGAAGAATTGA